tcgtttcagttagttttataaacagaaaatacagttccagatgttatgttttttccttttaattacagtttttattagattcagttaacacaaatgtttttttcacttttaagttTTTGTTATTTCGTTCGCTACagtgaaaaataataattggttacttagcaacattgtgattatcacaccagagctttatataaaataaaaataggagcccgatatcgggtcggtcctcgggtcaggtcgggttcgggcagagaagctaagctctaaaagagaaagcagcagcaccacaaaaaccggagcagctaaaaagagtttaacgtccttaaatcggaaatcactgaattgatttgagcacgcaaatcgtcacaattgtgcctcacttcaccacgccaaaccacttaaacctacaggcacagcagccagaagctcaagttcaccggaaagaggaggggttaaccagggcaaagcgaagttaaaaaaaaaaaaaaaaaaaagttcgtagagcggctaaagtaacgtgcagtaacggggtgttggaaatggtaacagcgttatagttacagtcagagtaattagttagattactcgttactgaaaaaaagtaacggcgttagtaacggccgttactcccaacactgtaaggcgcactgtcgatttttggaaaaatgtaaaggttttaagtgcgccttatagtgcaaaaaataaggtaTGTGACTTctctttaatctctctctctctctttctttccagcTTTCACCATGATGATAATTCTGGCACTGATCCGCATTGGGAAAGGACATGGCGAGGGCCACCCCAAAGCGGCGCAGCTCACGGGAGTGCCTAATCTCTTCGGCGTGTGCGTCTACTCCTTCATGTGCCAGCACTCGTTGCCCTCTCTGGTGACGCCCATCTCGGACAAGCGGCGGGTGGGGGCGTTGGTGCTTGCCGACTACGTGCTCATCCTGGGTTTCTACAGCCTGCTGTCCTTCACGGCCATCTTCTGCTTCGACAGCTCTCTGCTGCGAGACATGTACACGCTAAACTTCACCGATAACTGTGACGTGCTGGGCGTGGCGGTGCTTCGCTACTTCCTGGGTCTCTTCCCGGTCTTCACCATCAGCACCAACTTCCCCATTATAGCGGTCACGCTACGCAACAACTGGAAGACGCTCTTCCACAGAGACGGAGGTACCTACCCCTGGGTGGTGGACCGAATCGTGTTCCCCCTCATTACTCTGGTGCCGCCTATAATCGTGGCGTTTTTGACCCACGACCTGGAGTCGCTGGTGGGCATCACTGGAGCCTACGCTGGCACCGGGATTCAGTACATCATTCCCGCTTTCCTGGTGTACTTTAGCCGGCGCCACCTAGAGCCTGTATACGGACGGGATGTGGAGAACAAGCACAGATCTCCGTTCCGCCACACGTTCTGGGTGGTGTTCGTGGTGGTTTGGGCCACTTTCTGCCTCATGTTCGTCACGGCTAATATCATCCTGACGGAGGAAAACAAGAACTGAGCATGCGTTTTACGTTTCgctttctttttaaaaatgacTTGAATCGAAGCCTTACAGGTTTAGCACAGGCTACGCTGGTGTTTTTACACAGTAAGGGCCATTGGGATCAGTTGAACCTGGTTTAATGTTAAAAGGGACCAAaatttgattagattagattttgatTGTGCTTACGAATGAGTACTTCTGTATTAGTTGACTTCTCTATTGGAGGAGCCTGTTTTTTTAAGCGTTGATACACAGATTATACAACCCCAAATTTAGAAAACGTTGGGAAATGAATGGAAATGCAAAacaaattcagtgtttcttttacatttacattgaccTCAATTTAATTGATCTCAATTGGGGGAAAaaaggtcaggactgcaggcagactAGTCTAGTACATGTATTCTCATCTTCAATGGCAGCCATGCCTTtgtttttgcattgtctttttgaaaaatGCCCAGGCCAAAAAATCTGATGCCACCTTTTTGGAATGTGTGGCAGGGCCcaaatgcaggaatagatgtaaagtaataaattaaatgaagaccAAATACGACATATAAGACATAAATTATCATATATCTTTGGTTCATACAACAAGTCTGCAATGATAAAAAAGgcaaagtaaatttaaaaaacacagcaattgttttttttttttccacccgtACTGTTTCAACTTCTTCAGATTTGGGGATTAGCAGATTTTTGCTTGGAATGGTCATCTAGTAGCAGCTTAACGTGCATTACACTTGCTGCGCTGCTTCTgagcttttttttaatgtataaacaGCAGTCAGATTTATTACTGGCTGatccaaacatttattttaagaaaagaaagaatatctatatataaatataagcataaatataatgttttgccttttcctcttttttttcccatcttTTCTCCGTGAGATTTTCTGTCTTCTGAGGCCTGTTAAGACGGTAAGATCAGGTGGAGCGAGTGAACTGGCCTCTctgtgcattctttttttttttttttttttacgaggaCAAAAAGTCCCAGCAAGTATCGAGAATACATTTATGAGAAAAATATGCTAATACTATTCAAGGGTTAAACAAGGACGACTGAGAAGTCCAACTATAAAAaggaatgtttttctttttttttccttttcttttcttttaaccaAAGCTAAATGTCCACACCGGTGATCGGTGTGGGCCGAGAGTCGAGGAAAAGGCAAAGCAAATCAGGGATAATCAGTCTTTCGTGGCTGGCATTTTCAACATTCCTAACCGACTCGCTCCTCGCGTCCCCTCACCTGTGAGTGATGGAGACAGGTGCTCTGCGGCGTTACTAACACATGCGCTCAGAGCTGGAGCGCAGTCTAAGCTTCTCAGATGACTGCTGGCGGTGTTAAAAAGCCTCCTGAATGGATCCAGTTTGAGCGAATGTGGAATCGTCCAGGCTGGAGACGAGTAGTCGAGCCTGTTTACTGAGACGGCCTGTTTGTGTCCATGTTACCGCACCTTATTCTGGTTAATCAGtgcacactttctttttttttttttctctttttcttttttttgtgtttgtgctcATCAATTCGGTCAGTGTAGAAGGTCTGAAGAATGTCTTCATTGATTGCTTTAAGGCTGTTTTgctttatcttttgttttatgaTGTTCCTAATGGCTCTGAACTCACACTTTACCTTTGGGATGTTCCGATTCAATCCAGTCACAGGTAATCAGAGATGCAAGCACGTTTTTTATGGATCTGCTATTGTCTTGTTTAatcttaaaacattttcaaacCCTTGTTTTAACCTCAGTTTGCTCAAAGCACCATTATCAAACTTTATTATGGTTTGTATTGTTCAGCTGCAGAACAAACAAGGAGAGGAAAGTTCTCAGAAGGCAAATAGAAGAGTTTTGTTAAAGTCTGCAATGTAGAACTATTTGGTCCGACTTATACTTTATAATAGTCTCTAATGACTTTGTAGTTGCATGTGAACAGTCATGTAATAACTGTCGTTTTAACTACCGATGAATTACACATTGTTACAAACTATATGATTATTATACATGAATATCAGGGTCAATTAGACATAGCAGAATATATTCTCCATCTTCCTATGATAAAATctgaatcattatttttttttagtattaaaaattaaTCACAGGGCTCCCAATGGATCAGCAGggtaaggtgctgccactatgatcggtagATCTGGTCTGAttagaatcccggtcatgcagcttgccatcagctgccggagccctgggagagcacaattggccttgctctctctgagtaggTAGATGACCCTTTTTCTCCTTATCACTcacagggtgatgtcgatcagcataaggcgtcgtctgtgagctgatgtatcagaaccaagccgCTGCGCTTCCCTCCGAGCAGCAATTGGAAAAGAGGCggcgtctgacttcacatgtgtcggaggaggcgtgtgctagacttcacccttctggtgatggggtatcactagtgatagggcatATACAGCTGAGGAGCAGCTGAtcgggtgggacaattggccagataaaatTACGGGAAATAAACAGGAGAAAAttagaatgaataaataaaaaatcacagcCATAATTCATACTCATCCTGTTACAAACAGTCAAATTTGATGATAACACAAGAGAGTAATCTACAACTTTTAAtacatctgtaacaatgtgtacttcagtagtagttacaatgttattacatgcATTGTTACAGACACGTATGTAGTTAAAAAAGGgggaccaattttttttttatattgaagcATAAAAACATTACCTAATACCTACATAAACCATACATGGGCTAACGATACTgctaatacactactgcacaagcTATAGATGCCCAATCACAGCACATTCACCTCACTATAAAACTGATAACTCACATCAATAGTCGTCAGACATCAACACAATTTGATATTAACTGACATGACTGCAGTGTTTTGAAGGAACTGGGAGCTGGATGGTCAGAAAGGCCAGTTAAAACTGGATTATAGGATGTTTAACACACTATAAAATAGTaatttttggagaaaaaaaaaacaaaataactaaataaatccCTTCAGAATGTCTAATGTTTTGTAAAGtgttagtaaaaataaaaagtaaaattacttaCAGTATTACAGCATTAATCAATAATTAGGAGATTCTGAATCGGACTCGGATTGAATCTGGACATCCCTGCTTTACATAAACATGATCACATGACAGCTGAATCCAATCCTGCCTTGACCTTTTgtgctgtagtttttttttgtgtatgtttcTCAGCTTTATTGTCAGTGTTTCTTTTTGATTTGTCATTGTCTCTATATTttgttgctgtgttttttctCGTCAGGTTTCAGCCATACAATCGGTACCTCAGAAAGATTCTGATCCACCGTGAATCGATTACCTAAGCTGTCCGGGCATTTGCGTCAGCGCCGTTCGCTGTTCGCTGTTCACACTTTGCCGTCTCATTAGTTTGATGTCACCGCTCTCTTCGTGTTTCTTTCATGTGTTTGATCAGCGGCGACGTGTTTGATACTGTAAATTGATGATGCTCTCTGTGAGAGTGCATTCTCTGTCCTGATCAAAGCGAAGGGAAAGCAGCCTCATCGCCGTGACTGCTGTCACCTGCGGCATTGCACCAgtgctccattttttttttgtcctgcctCGGGGCTCGGATTTAacctgctgaaaatgtgtgttgtgttttgttttgttttgtttctatgGAATCCTGATTTTACCTTTTGCAGTGTTTGCGAGACAAAGGCCTCGTTCATACCTGGAATTAACATGCATCATTGGTGATCCATTAAAAAATCAGATGGATCAGGGATGCTTGCCAGTAAGTTACAATGTGGGAggttggggttcaattcctggtctgggtgactgaatgctgtgctacactagtaagagtccttgggcaagactcctaacactacattggccaaaCTCTACGCCAactaaatgccgtaaatgtaaaaTGCAACTAGTAATTATTTTGGtagactacagctctggaaaaaaataagaaaccacttcagtttctgaatcagtttatctgattttgctatttataggtatatatttgagtaaaaagaacattgtggttttattcaatAAGTTACAAGCACATTTTCTCAAATtccaaagcatttatttgcagaaaatgagaaatagttgaAATAAAAAAGAGTCACAAagctttcatattcataaagttttaagagttcaaaaatcagaaatatttagtggaataaccctggtttttaatctcagtttttatgcatcttggcatgttctcctccaccagtcttacacactgcttttggataactttatgccactcctggtgcaaacattcaagcagttcagtttggtttgatggcttgtgatcatccatcttccttttgattacattccagaggttttcacaattaaaagtaaaatcaaagaaactcatcatttttaagtggtctaggATAAAAAGCCTCAGTGTACTTTTTGCAGAGATGATGTTCGCTTGGCTTGGGAAACAGTGTGACGTAATTGCACAGTTTTCGCTTGCAATGTTATGCTCATGGTAGCTGGGTGAACTCTGAGACCAAAGACACTACGCAACAAgacctgtgattggtcaggagcAAATAGACAACAAGCAAATTAAACTGCAGAAATTATGCCAGCTCGTAAAAGTTTCATGCAATGCTCGCAAATCTCATTTCGCAGGAAGAATGTGAAGTCCTCAGCCCAAATCGAAATGAGTCACCTAGCTTCGTTTGCACTCATTTgctaaaagtattatttttttcttagtgaATGATGCCATGCTCAGCTAACACTGTCAGACAGTGGACGGTGTGTTGTGGCGGTAATTATGTATGTAGCGGTTATTATGCACTACAATAAGGTGTTGGATACTCATGATCAGATCACCCAGGACGCATGTTAATGCCAGGTAAGATGGGTTCAGAGATTAGCATGCTGGAGATTAGgtgttttaatgtaatgtttctcATATGTTCGTACATCCTGAAGGAGAAATGTAGCATTAACTGTCATTTTTTCAGGTCATCCTTTGAAGTGCAATGTATTATATGGTTAAAAAGTCAATATATATGTTCCCAGTAAAATATGTTATCAAAAGCATTATCATTTCCTGATAATAATAGTGTGTTTAGAATCTGATTATAACTGAATATGAAAACAATATGAATATGTAAGGTTTTATCAGTGTGATCTTCTGATTTATTGAGTCTAAATTTGGAAATTGGGCCTAAAACTTCattcatattttaatttctgcCCCTCAATCTGAATTTCAGGGAAAatttacaaaattatattttttacttaattctttaattttctatTTATGTAAAAATGATGTAAATTGCATTGTACCATCAGATTTTTGTCACAAAAATTATGCAAAAATAATAACATCTGAAAATCTCTGAAATTCTATATGTTAAAAGcagaaattaaaaactaaaactagaaaaaagATTAAAACAAGAATTTCTTCTTCactctataaataataataataataaaaaaataataataataataataatgatgaagcCTTACACaaacttttcttttttagaaattaaaatggTCAGAAAAGTTTATattatgcttgttttttttttgttgtttttttaagttcggGTTTTATCTGATGTTTAAGTCTTATTCTGAGATTTTTGACTGAAAGCCCAACATCTGATTTTTATTTCGACTTGTAAACTGATTATCTAAATTCATTTAAATGAGTTGGTCAGATAACAAATAGTAATCAGATTCTGAAGTGCATCTAAACATGCTCAATATCTTCAAACtttcttctgttttattttaagcCACATCTGTTCCTTCAGTTCTTCATGGTTTAATTGCAGAAGGTTGGTAGTCATGAGCAGATGTGTGTTACTGTACAATATCCACTGATAACGAATGATAAAACTAAACGAAAGAAAAATGTGCCTTCCTCCCAGAGTTCATCCTGTCCGTATATAAGGGTgatgtgtgtctttgtgttttttaaagccTGTCAGATAATCTCTGCATGCAAAGCTGTTCGTTTAATTGACAATCAGTGTCTCTTCACAATAAACATGGGAATACTTCTTTTGAAATGTGTATGAATTACTGTGTTTCTTTTTATCCATCACTGTCCAGCTGATGCTGTTTCCTAAACACTTATAGAGGATAATTGATGTTGATGTTATTTttttggtgtgtgtatgtgtttgtaatTTGGTCATAAGAGGTCACTTTATTGCTGCATTATAAATTAGAGGAGCTTAAATTTAGGGATGCAACATATTTTATGAAAAACTTATACATAAAATTAGGTGATTAGCCATATGaaggattaggggtgggcaatattatatcgtgacacagaaatatcatgatattaaaaatccatatcgtgataatagggctgttctgtcttaaaagtagtctattatttactgtgaagctttaggtgtatttattgtataattgttttagtttgcagtttatatgcatgcactaaatattctgcagtattatttgctgcattatattattttatgctatattatttattttcccacattatgattatactgttatactattatactatattcctgaaatgaattaattattttagttttcctctaTCGCCAAGtttatcgttatcgcaaaaaaaaactgaaatatcgtgatattatttcagagccatatcgctcacccctactcTAGATATATTTAATGGATCAGCTGTCAATCCAGATCCAGGTCTTTTTGTTAATCTTAGtgttgttaaaggagaactccggtgtgaaatgcaCTTTGGGTTCAGGCTTTTAGTGAGAtgaggcatattttgcccctgcagataaattgctttttcgaCTGATACCCAGGgtcagagtagctccacacttcattggtagaatccagagagccctgacatttaaaacgaggcattaagaactttaaaactgcacaagaagcttattacaaGCCACTATTTGCATCCCATAGCGTTGGTAAAAGTCCCATCTGCCGTCATCTTAAATTTAAGCCACAATAAGTCAACAGTTGAGTACGAACGAATAGGTACGATTTTTAAGCAGATTGGAAAATAAATTtctttggaaatgcatgaattccagctgttgctgaaaatatctggttactgtcgatattagaatgcaaagaaccaacaacaaattacaaaaacatttctCAAAAAGTTTTACTATTCGTGCTCaatggttgacttattgtgacttgaACTTCTTGTGCATAAGTTcaaaatgccttgttttaaatgtcagggttctctggattctaccaatgaaaacCTTAAAAACGGTGAAAAAAGCAATATATCTGCagaggcaaaatatgccccatatcatccattctaaagcctgtttgggcaaagtgcacaagaTACCGGATcttagaaagctgcaggagagcggaggtaagtattttttttatcactttttaatacactcaaattaaatttaagatggcggcacccagagATTTACcaacgctatgggatgtaaataGTGGCTTTTAACAAACTTCTTGTGCggttttaaagttcttaatgcctcattttaaatgtcagggctctccagattctaccaacgaagtttggagctactttgagcatgGTTAACAGtcgaaaaagcaatttatcttcaggggcaaaatatgccccatctcactcattctaaaagcctgaacccaaagtccatttcacactggagttctcctttaaggcacCATTAACAGACATTATTTCCCAGCCGGCAgctctgaggagagttctcagaaggtttttttttatttattcagtttctTCCAAATACTGTATGTTCATATAACTCTAAAAACATCAGTCAACAAATGTCTTTCACTTGCACTTTTCTTTGAGTGCAGTCCTGTATTTTTCAGGTTGTCCAGAAATGCGTGACCTACACGGCAGGTAGGACCTTGAGGGGGATCCCTGGAGCAAGAACAATGCatcataatgctgctttaaagaggtactaaaccccctgatttttgctttgATTTaattccaccctcagctcaaatttgaaaaagactGAAAAAATAGGAGGGTTAGTTCAAGAGgggcagtgggtgatgtatgggtttagaggcagggcaggagtgagagcttgattggctgagctgcagcagtgttcctctgatagcagtgagacgtgGATGGTTAAGCGTCAGCAGGGG
The sequence above is drawn from the Astyanax mexicanus isolate ESR-SI-001 chromosome 19, AstMex3_surface, whole genome shotgun sequence genome and encodes:
- the tmem104 gene encoding transmembrane protein 104, which codes for MAGGITDTGEPYSPFVGLVYMFNLIVGTGALTMPKAFAAAGWVVSLALISFLAFMSYMTTTFVIEAMAAANAQLRWKRREQEEVSNTDSSSEYSDDEVTIRGRSESVETRPILSVQRSASADHFDIVERVEMGQMASMFFNKVGVNMFYICIIVYLYGDLAIYAAAVPMSLMEVACGNHSCSAGSMKYNDTDPCWGSIKRKDSYRVFLAIFTLLLGPFVFFNAQKTKYLQILTSLMRWIAFTMMIILALIRIGKGHGEGHPKAAQLTGVPNLFGVCVYSFMCQHSLPSLVTPISDKRRVGALVLADYVLILGFYSLLSFTAIFCFDSSLLRDMYTLNFTDNCDVLGVAVLRYFLGLFPVFTISTNFPIIAVTLRNNWKTLFHRDGGTYPWVVDRIVFPLITLVPPIIVAFLTHDLESLVGITGAYAGTGIQYIIPAFLVYFSRRHLEPVYGRDVENKHRSPFRHTFWVVFVVVWATFCLMFVTANIILTEENKN